In a single window of the Pedococcus dokdonensis genome:
- a CDS encoding CDP-alcohol phosphatidyltransferase family protein has product MLSESSPAPDPIATPVAVPPPSSWNIANALTVARILLVPVYAWLLLFDGGDRPGMRWAAAGVFVVATLTDRVDGELARRRGLITNFGKIADPIADKTLMGMAFVGLSVLGELPWWVTVVVLVREWGVTVLRFFVIRHGVMPAGRGGKVKTTLQFFGLLLLTLPLASFSGADTWATVADVILGLAVTVTVVTGLDIAVKALRLRQTSERSAMKRARRAARQG; this is encoded by the coding sequence CCCACCCAGCTCGTGGAACATCGCCAACGCCCTCACGGTGGCGCGGATCCTCCTGGTCCCGGTGTATGCGTGGCTGCTCCTCTTCGACGGCGGCGACCGCCCCGGCATGCGGTGGGCCGCTGCCGGCGTCTTCGTGGTCGCCACCCTGACCGACCGGGTGGACGGCGAGCTGGCCCGCCGACGTGGTCTGATCACCAACTTCGGCAAGATCGCCGACCCGATCGCCGACAAGACCCTGATGGGTATGGCGTTCGTCGGTCTCTCGGTGCTCGGTGAGCTCCCGTGGTGGGTGACCGTCGTCGTGCTCGTCCGCGAGTGGGGGGTGACCGTCCTGCGGTTCTTCGTCATCCGGCACGGCGTCATGCCGGCCGGACGAGGGGGGAAGGTGAAGACGACCCTGCAGTTCTTCGGGCTGCTGCTGCTCACCCTGCCGCTCGCGTCGTTCTCCGGGGCGGACACCTGGGCGACGGTGGCCGACGTCATCCTCGGTCTGGCTGTCACGGTGACCGTGGTGACCGGTCTGGACATCGCCGTCAAGGCGCTGCGGCTGCGCCAGACGAGCGAGCGGTCTGCGATGAAGCGGGCTCGCCGGGCGGCGCGGCAGGGGTGA